Proteins from a genomic interval of Nocardioides jishulii:
- a CDS encoding efflux RND transporter permease subunit has product MGSLASFSLRNRAFVALATVIVAIFGGVALGSLKLELIPNLQFPLVGVVAPYAGASPEAVEQEVTVPIEEAVAGVDGLDSVSSTSSSGAATVLVSLDYGTDLDRAVQQVESAMVGLRTLPESVDPVVFAGDISQVPIVQLSITSDRSPSELADELEQVAVPEFSDIEGVREVQLSGAPTNRVEITLKPQAAAEGVTGQQVSDALKAAQMVPAGSLDDGDRALSVQVGTTPTSLAELKQVPVKVGEGTRPLGTLAQVKVGQAAPTSYARTNGDPSLSLAVTKTPDGNTVDISHAVNELIPELEEKMGDGTEFSVAFDQAPFIEKSVEDLTTEGGLGLIFAIFVILVFLHSLRSTIVTAISIPLSLLVTLIGLWVGGYSLNILTLGALTVAIGRVVDDSIVVIENIKRHLAYGEGKIQAIVTAVREVAGAITSSTIATAAVFLPIGVVGGQVGELFRPFAITVSLALLASLLVALTIIPVLAYWFLKEPQPADEAEAAELRAKAEESDDRTWLRRAYDPVLRWSLRKPWLVVTMAFVILLGTVGLAFTPYLKTNFLGDTGQNTLSINQELEAGASLARQDAAAREVEKIVDGVDGVETVLTTVGGDPLMAAFTGGSGTSFSVTLSDDADATEVTDELRTKLEDADGDIQVGGGQGGGFSSAIDVVVTATEQQNLLEAADQVQSALEKVDGIGELTSDASPAQPILSVAARPQAQAAGLTSPVIGGLLAQTLFQPPVGRVSIDNEQMDVVLLAGPKPTSVKQLEQLPVGPGGTLGQVAEVEERKVAASITRQDGDRTVTISADPSSDDLRTLTADITTVLDDLDLPEGTDVTIGGVAEDQAEAFAQLGLALVVAIAIVYMVMVGTFNSLVQPLILLVSVPFAATGALLLLVVTGVPLGVASLIGALMLIGVVVTNAIVLIDLVNQRRNAGDGIVEALTEGGGKRLRPIVMTALATILALTPMGLGVTGGSAFISQPLAIVVIGGLLSSTVLTLVLVPVLYLLVERRRERRAERRSKKQAAKQAEAATA; this is encoded by the coding sequence GTGGGCTCACTTGCCTCGTTCTCCCTGCGCAACCGCGCCTTCGTCGCCCTTGCCACAGTCATCGTCGCCATCTTCGGCGGCGTGGCCCTCGGCTCGCTCAAGCTCGAGCTGATCCCCAACCTCCAGTTCCCGCTCGTCGGCGTGGTGGCTCCCTACGCGGGCGCCTCCCCCGAGGCGGTGGAGCAGGAGGTCACCGTGCCCATCGAGGAGGCGGTCGCCGGGGTCGACGGACTCGACTCGGTCAGCTCGACCTCCTCCTCGGGCGCGGCCACCGTGCTGGTCAGCCTCGACTACGGCACCGACCTCGACCGTGCCGTGCAGCAGGTCGAGAGCGCCATGGTCGGGCTGCGGACCCTGCCGGAATCGGTGGACCCCGTCGTCTTCGCCGGTGACATCTCCCAGGTGCCGATCGTGCAGCTCTCGATCACCTCTGACCGCTCGCCCAGCGAGCTGGCCGACGAGCTCGAGCAGGTGGCCGTCCCCGAGTTCAGCGACATCGAGGGCGTGCGCGAGGTCCAGCTCAGCGGAGCACCGACCAACCGGGTCGAGATCACCCTCAAGCCGCAGGCCGCGGCCGAGGGCGTGACCGGCCAGCAGGTCTCCGACGCGCTCAAGGCGGCGCAGATGGTGCCCGCCGGCAGCCTCGACGACGGCGACCGGGCACTCTCGGTCCAGGTCGGCACGACGCCCACCTCGCTGGCCGAGCTCAAGCAGGTGCCGGTCAAGGTCGGCGAGGGGACGCGTCCCCTCGGCACGTTGGCGCAGGTCAAGGTCGGTCAGGCCGCGCCCACCTCGTACGCCCGCACCAACGGTGACCCCAGTCTCTCGCTGGCCGTCACCAAGACCCCCGACGGCAACACCGTCGACATCTCCCACGCCGTCAACGAGCTGATCCCCGAGCTCGAGGAGAAGATGGGCGACGGCACCGAGTTCTCGGTCGCCTTCGACCAGGCCCCCTTCATCGAGAAGTCCGTCGAGGACCTCACCACCGAGGGCGGGCTCGGCCTGATCTTCGCGATCTTCGTGATCCTGGTCTTCCTGCACTCACTGCGCTCCACCATCGTCACCGCGATCTCGATCCCGCTGTCGCTGCTGGTCACCCTCATCGGCCTGTGGGTCGGCGGCTACAGCCTCAACATCTTGACCTTGGGTGCGCTGACGGTCGCGATCGGCCGCGTGGTCGACGACTCCATCGTGGTGATCGAGAACATCAAGCGCCACCTCGCCTACGGAGAGGGCAAGATCCAGGCGATCGTCACGGCGGTCCGCGAGGTCGCCGGAGCGATCACCTCCTCCACCATCGCGACGGCGGCGGTCTTCCTGCCGATCGGCGTGGTCGGCGGTCAGGTCGGAGAGCTCTTCCGTCCGTTCGCGATCACCGTCTCGCTGGCGCTTCTCGCCTCCCTCCTCGTGGCCCTGACGATCATCCCGGTCCTCGCCTACTGGTTCCTCAAGGAGCCGCAGCCGGCGGATGAGGCCGAGGCTGCCGAGCTGCGCGCCAAGGCCGAGGAGAGCGACGACCGCACCTGGCTGCGTCGCGCCTACGACCCCGTCCTGCGCTGGTCGCTGCGCAAGCCGTGGCTCGTGGTCACGATGGCCTTCGTGATCCTGCTGGGCACCGTGGGCCTCGCCTTCACGCCCTACCTGAAGACGAACTTCCTCGGCGACACCGGCCAGAACACCCTCTCGATCAACCAGGAGCTCGAGGCCGGTGCGAGCCTGGCCCGCCAGGACGCCGCGGCCCGCGAGGTCGAGAAGATCGTCGACGGGGTCGACGGCGTCGAGACCGTCCTCACCACCGTCGGCGGCGACCCGCTCATGGCCGCCTTCACGGGCGGCTCGGGCACCTCCTTCTCGGTGACCCTCAGCGACGACGCCGATGCCACCGAGGTCACCGACGAGCTGCGTACGAAGCTGGAGGACGCCGACGGCGACATCCAGGTCGGCGGCGGTCAGGGCGGCGGCTTCTCCTCCGCCATCGACGTCGTGGTCACCGCCACCGAGCAGCAGAACCTGCTCGAGGCGGCCGACCAGGTCCAGTCGGCGCTCGAGAAGGTCGACGGCATCGGCGAGCTCACCTCGGACGCCTCCCCCGCCCAGCCCATCCTCTCGGTCGCGGCGCGTCCGCAGGCCCAGGCGGCCGGCCTCACCTCGCCGGTGATCGGCGGACTCCTCGCCCAGACGCTCTTCCAGCCGCCGGTGGGCCGGGTGTCGATCGACAACGAGCAGATGGACGTCGTCCTGCTGGCCGGCCCGAAGCCCACCTCGGTGAAGCAGCTCGAGCAGCTGCCCGTCGGCCCGGGCGGCACGCTCGGCCAGGTGGCCGAGGTCGAGGAGCGCAAGGTCGCTGCGTCGATCACCCGTCAGGACGGTGACCGCACGGTCACCATCTCGGCCGACCCGTCGTCGGACGACCTGCGCACCCTGACCGCCGACATCACCACGGTGCTCGACGACCTCGACCTGCCCGAGGGCACGGACGTGACGATCGGCGGCGTGGCCGAGGACCAGGCCGAGGCGTTCGCCCAGCTCGGGCTGGCGCTCGTGGTGGCCATCGCGATCGTCTACATGGTCATGGTCGGCACCTTCAACTCGCTGGTGCAGCCGCTGATCCTGCTCGTCTCGGTGCCGTTCGCCGCGACCGGTGCCCTCCTCCTCCTGGTGGTGACGGGCGTGCCCCTGGGCGTCGCCTCGCTCATCGGAGCGCTGATGCTGATCGGCGTGGTGGTCACCAACGCCATCGTGCTGATCGACCTGGTCAACCAGCGGCGCAACGCTGGCGACGGGATCGTCGAGGCCCTGACGGAGGGCGGCGGCAAGCGACTGCGGCCCATCGTGATGACCGCCCTCGCCACGATCCTGGCCCTGACCCCGATGGGTCTGGGGGTGACCGGCGGCAGCGCCTTCATCTCCCAGCCCCTGGCCATCGTGGTGATCGGCGGACTGCTCTCCTCGACCGTGCTGACGCTGGTCCTGGTGCCGGTGCTCTACCTGCTGGTGGAGCGTCGCCGCGAGCGCAGGGCCGAGCGACGCAGCAAGAAGCAGGCAGCGAAGCAGGCGGAGGCGGCCACCGCCTGA
- a CDS encoding M15 family metallopeptidase, producing MRHVLVVILGTVLALLPFPAYAAEASPGKLGPAVALGVTSTPARSGEASTVTLALTPAPGAPESLTLERWNGTTWHRVTTVTTDEAGRAIAAVTLARDPARNRLRATLPGDATRPAVVTEHTPTLRRWGSTVTLRAPKSVVDEGRIILRLGWKAANAEAVSGWVKVQAKQRRGKTYAKKWRTVARVRTDAKGVATLQRTPRWDTRWRAVGEQQAWVAADTSGVSRTVNRPPGRPVALPQGAPRPRVTLPRPRRAVGKGANVVVRTIPDGVWRSMVGRSWRKGCPVGRSGLRLVQTNFWGFDGYRYRGEVVVAKSVTANFAGAFREMHERRIPVRQMRRVDRFGWSKKLGGADDYRSMAADNTSVFNCRGVVGSPRVRSPHSYGRSLDLNPWENPYHARDGIHPNRWWASRSHPKVAWRGQGHAVVRLLARHGFRWTYGTSDAHHFDAVAGAGGQGLRELLSSPACVDDVCH from the coding sequence GTGCGTCATGTCCTGGTCGTCATTCTCGGTACCGTCCTGGCCCTCCTGCCCTTCCCGGCGTACGCAGCCGAAGCCAGTCCTGGGAAGCTCGGGCCCGCCGTCGCGCTCGGCGTCACCAGCACGCCGGCCAGGTCGGGAGAAGCGTCCACCGTGACGCTTGCCCTCACCCCGGCCCCTGGTGCTCCCGAGTCGCTGACCCTTGAGCGCTGGAACGGGACGACCTGGCACCGGGTCACCACGGTGACGACCGACGAGGCCGGCCGGGCCATCGCCGCGGTGACCCTGGCCCGCGACCCGGCCCGCAACCGTCTGCGCGCCACCCTGCCGGGCGATGCCACTCGCCCCGCGGTGGTCACCGAGCACACGCCCACGCTGCGCCGGTGGGGGAGCACCGTCACGCTGCGGGCGCCGAAGAGCGTCGTGGACGAGGGCCGGATCATCCTGAGGCTCGGGTGGAAGGCGGCCAACGCCGAAGCCGTCTCCGGATGGGTCAAGGTCCAGGCCAAGCAGCGCCGTGGGAAGACGTACGCGAAGAAGTGGAGGACGGTGGCGCGCGTGCGCACCGACGCCAAGGGAGTGGCGACGCTGCAGCGAACGCCTCGGTGGGACACGCGGTGGCGAGCCGTGGGTGAGCAGCAGGCCTGGGTGGCCGCGGACACCTCCGGCGTCTCGCGCACGGTCAACCGTCCTCCCGGCCGGCCTGTGGCGCTGCCCCAGGGCGCTCCCCGTCCGCGAGTCACCCTGCCCAGGCCCCGGCGGGCGGTCGGGAAGGGCGCCAACGTGGTGGTCCGCACGATCCCCGACGGGGTGTGGCGCTCGATGGTGGGTCGCTCCTGGCGCAAGGGCTGCCCCGTCGGTCGCTCGGGCCTGCGACTCGTCCAGACCAACTTCTGGGGATTCGACGGCTACCGCTACCGCGGGGAGGTGGTGGTGGCGAAGTCGGTCACCGCCAACTTCGCCGGGGCCTTCCGCGAGATGCACGAGCGACGCATCCCGGTGCGCCAGATGCGCCGCGTCGACCGCTTCGGCTGGTCGAAGAAGCTCGGCGGCGCCGATGACTACCGTTCCATGGCGGCCGACAACACCTCGGTCTTCAACTGCCGAGGGGTGGTCGGCAGCCCGCGCGTGCGCTCGCCGCACTCGTACGGGCGTTCCCTCGACCTCAACCCGTGGGAGAACCCGTACCACGCCCGCGACGGCATCCACCCGAACAGGTGGTGGGCGTCGAGGTCCCACCCGAAGGTGGCCTGGCGCGGCCAGGGTCACGCGGTCGTACGCCTGCTCGCTCGTCATGGCTTCCGGTGGACCTACGGGACCTCCGACGCGCACCACTTCGACGCGGTGGCCGGTGCCGGGGGCCAGGGTCTGCGTGAGCTGCTGAGCTCGCCCGCCTGCGTGGACGACGTCTGCCACTGA
- a CDS encoding SDR family NAD(P)-dependent oxidoreductase, producing the protein MGRFDGRVAVITGAARGIGFGTAQRFAAEGAKVALIDLDESAAAEAAGRIDGEAIGVGCDVSDAAAVEAAFERIVAELGGVHILVNNAGITRDNLLFKMTEADWDLVMNVHLKGAFLMTKAAQKHFVEQKYGKVVNLSSVSAYGNRGQANYAAAKMGVQGFTRTLAIELGPFGVNVNAVAPGFIATEMTDATAARLGLGVEEFRELNAQNNPVRRVGHPEDIAAAVAFLCSDEASYVTGQTLLVDGGAKLVS; encoded by the coding sequence ATGGGTCGTTTCGACGGACGTGTCGCTGTCATCACCGGAGCCGCTCGGGGCATCGGCTTCGGAACCGCCCAGCGGTTCGCGGCCGAGGGTGCCAAGGTCGCGTTGATCGACCTCGACGAGTCGGCCGCGGCCGAGGCGGCGGGCCGCATCGACGGTGAGGCGATCGGCGTCGGGTGCGACGTCTCCGACGCCGCCGCCGTGGAGGCCGCCTTCGAGCGCATCGTCGCCGAGCTCGGCGGGGTGCACATCCTCGTCAACAACGCCGGCATCACCCGGGACAACCTCCTCTTCAAGATGACCGAGGCCGACTGGGACCTGGTCATGAACGTGCACCTCAAGGGCGCCTTCCTCATGACCAAGGCGGCGCAGAAGCACTTCGTCGAGCAGAAGTACGGCAAGGTCGTGAACCTCTCCTCGGTCTCCGCCTACGGCAACCGGGGCCAGGCCAACTACGCCGCTGCCAAGATGGGCGTGCAGGGGTTCACCCGCACCCTCGCGATCGAGCTCGGCCCCTTCGGCGTCAACGTCAACGCGGTCGCACCGGGCTTCATCGCCACCGAGATGACCGACGCCACCGCCGCCCGCCTGGGCCTGGGCGTGGAGGAGTTCCGCGAGCTCAACGCCCAGAACAACCCCGTGCGCCGCGTCGGCCACCCCGAGGACATCGCCGCCGCCGTCGCCTTCCTCTGCAGCGACGAGGCGTCGTACGTCACCGGCCAGACGCTGCTGGTCGACGGCGGCGCCAAGCTCGTCAGCTGA
- a CDS encoding DUF3048 domain-containing protein, whose amino-acid sequence MRSRSLGLTAALLSAALLLTGCGGDEKEEPKAEPTTEPAVPDTWPLTGEELPEGESAARNHPVLVAKIDNTSSASPQVGLGKADLVFEEMVEGRMTRLAAFFYSDLPKEVGPVRSMRGTDIDIVSPVDGILVTSGAAPMTKDRLGRAGVSFIEEQAEGFRRDPSRSSTYSVMADLKVLGKSKKVDDVRPDDYFVFGTPEDLPEGKPAKAFDVDFGNHTTSWSFANGTYAIQNSLAGQGDEFPASTVLVLRVKAEYAGYEDLANNRVYDSKFKGKGKAQLFHGGKVINATWTKDGANGQLKLEADGAELKVPAGRTFVELLPQEGSVTIKP is encoded by the coding sequence GTGCGTTCACGTTCCCTTGGCCTCACCGCCGCCCTGCTCTCTGCGGCCCTTCTCCTCACCGGTTGCGGAGGGGACGAGAAGGAGGAGCCGAAGGCCGAGCCCACCACCGAGCCGGCTGTGCCGGACACCTGGCCGCTGACCGGGGAGGAGCTGCCGGAGGGCGAGAGCGCCGCGCGCAACCACCCGGTGCTCGTCGCCAAGATCGACAACACCTCCAGCGCCAGTCCGCAGGTGGGTCTCGGCAAGGCCGACCTGGTCTTCGAGGAGATGGTCGAGGGCCGGATGACCCGCCTCGCCGCCTTCTTCTACAGCGACCTGCCCAAGGAGGTCGGCCCGGTCCGCTCGATGCGCGGCACCGACATCGACATCGTCTCCCCGGTCGACGGGATCCTGGTCACCTCCGGCGCCGCGCCGATGACCAAGGACCGCCTCGGTCGCGCTGGCGTCAGCTTCATCGAGGAGCAGGCCGAGGGCTTCCGTCGCGACCCCTCCCGCTCGTCGACCTACAGCGTCATGGCCGACCTCAAGGTGCTCGGCAAGTCCAAGAAGGTCGACGACGTCCGCCCCGATGACTACTTCGTCTTCGGCACGCCCGAGGACCTGCCGGAAGGCAAGCCCGCCAAGGCCTTCGACGTCGACTTCGGCAACCACACGACGTCGTGGAGCTTCGCCAACGGCACCTACGCCATCCAGAACAGCCTTGCCGGGCAGGGCGACGAGTTCCCCGCCAGCACCGTCCTGGTGCTGCGGGTGAAGGCGGAGTACGCCGGCTACGAGGACCTGGCCAACAACCGGGTCTACGACAGCAAGTTCAAGGGCAAGGGCAAGGCCCAGCTCTTCCACGGGGGCAAGGTCATCAACGCCACCTGGACCAAGGACGGTGCCAACGGCCAGCTGAAGCTCGAGGCCGACGGTGCCGAGCTGAAGGTCCCGGCTGGTCGTACCTTCGTCGAGCTGCTGCCCCAGGAGGGCAGCGTCACCATCAAGCCCTGA
- a CDS encoding TetR/AcrR family transcriptional regulator, protein MDSQISGRLRTPPSATKEDLLRVARELFTTRGYAATSLDSIVAEAHVTKGALYHHFDGKPGLFAAVHHHVENDAVRRIDAVVDVEDDPWVAVSAGMQAFLEIVCEPSYRRIILEEGPVVLGLSGVRPDERSAFTTVSRLVRATLTAGEWQLPEELLETFSRIMFGAMNSAGAAVANSREEELERARVETSLRLLIGALRQISSQHPSLDAAVATLTSLTSQP, encoded by the coding sequence ATGGACAGCCAGATCTCCGGCCGGCTCCGCACGCCTCCGTCGGCGACGAAGGAGGATCTCCTGCGCGTGGCGCGCGAGCTCTTCACCACGCGCGGCTACGCCGCCACCTCACTCGACAGCATCGTGGCCGAGGCCCACGTCACCAAGGGCGCGCTCTACCACCACTTCGACGGAAAGCCCGGCCTCTTCGCGGCGGTCCACCACCACGTGGAGAACGACGCGGTGCGGCGCATCGACGCCGTGGTCGACGTCGAGGACGACCCCTGGGTGGCCGTGAGCGCCGGCATGCAGGCCTTCCTGGAGATCGTGTGCGAGCCCAGCTACCGGCGGATCATCCTCGAGGAGGGGCCCGTGGTCCTCGGCCTGTCCGGGGTGCGCCCCGACGAACGCTCCGCCTTCACCACCGTCTCCCGGCTGGTCCGGGCGACCCTGACCGCGGGCGAGTGGCAGCTGCCCGAGGAGCTGCTCGAGACCTTCAGCCGGATCATGTTCGGGGCCATGAACTCGGCCGGCGCCGCCGTGGCGAACAGCCGGGAGGAGGAGCTGGAGAGGGCAAGGGTCGAGACCTCGCTCCGGCTGCTGATCGGGGCGCTGCGCCAGATCAGCAGCCAGCACCCGTCCCTCGACGCGGCCGTCGCCACCCTGACCTCCCTGACCTCCCAGCCCTGA
- a CDS encoding YqgE/AlgH family protein codes for MASRTPGANDVTAVVPGALLVAQPAMGDPNFSETVVLVLDVDDDGALGVVLNRPSPLLVAAVFEEWRDLVGEPEVLFRGGPVGTDGALALALLRDPEQAPQGFRPVLGRLGVLDLETPVDLVQPALARLRIFAGYAGWGPGQLADEVGEGAWYVVPAEPEDVFSPESDDLVREVLRRQPGAMAWHSTRPADPDLN; via the coding sequence ATGGCTTCTCGCACCCCTGGAGCGAACGACGTCACCGCGGTGGTCCCCGGTGCTCTGCTGGTCGCCCAGCCGGCGATGGGCGACCCCAACTTCTCCGAGACCGTCGTGCTGGTCCTCGACGTCGACGACGACGGCGCTCTGGGTGTCGTGCTCAACCGTCCGTCGCCGCTGCTGGTGGCCGCGGTCTTCGAGGAGTGGCGGGACCTCGTCGGAGAGCCCGAGGTCCTCTTCCGCGGAGGGCCGGTGGGCACCGACGGCGCGCTGGCGCTCGCCCTGCTGCGTGATCCGGAGCAGGCGCCCCAGGGGTTCCGGCCCGTGCTCGGCCGCCTCGGGGTCCTCGACCTGGAGACCCCGGTGGACCTCGTGCAGCCGGCCCTGGCGCGTCTGCGCATCTTCGCGGGCTACGCCGGGTGGGGCCCGGGGCAGCTCGCCGACGAGGTGGGCGAGGGGGCGTGGTACGTGGTCCCGGCCGAACCCGAGGACGTCTTCTCGCCGGAGTCCGACGACCTCGTGCGTGAGGTCCTGCGGCGCCAGCCCGGCGCGATGGCGTGGCACTCGACACGTCCCGCCGACCCCGACCTGAACTGA
- a CDS encoding DUF3039 domain-containing protein, which yields MTQFGFQPSGSTLEDRRTVPVEDGDHERFSHYVPKDKLTEAMVMGTPVIALCGKVWVPSRSPEKYPVCPECKEIRDGISPGGGSGGSGGNGGGSDA from the coding sequence ATGACCCAGTTCGGTTTCCAGCCCTCCGGTTCCACGCTCGAAGATCGCCGCACCGTCCCCGTCGAGGACGGCGACCACGAGCGGTTCTCGCACTACGTCCCGAAGGACAAGCTCACCGAGGCGATGGTGATGGGTACGCCCGTCATCGCGCTGTGCGGCAAGGTCTGGGTGCCCAGCCGGTCGCCGGAGAAGTACCCGGTCTGTCCGGAGTGCAAGGAGATTCGCGACGGCATCAGCCCCGGCGGTGGCTCCGGTGGATCCGGTGGCAACGGCGGGGGCTCCGACGCGTGA
- a CDS encoding DEAD/DEAH box helicase, whose protein sequence is MNKYFTENPRDFLTVATPGAGKTTFALTVAAELLARRVVERLVIVAPTDHLKTQWAEAAGRAGIPLDPAYSAGQGKTSKDYLGIVVTYAGVAVNPLAMRIRTERFKTLVILDEVHHAGDALSWGDGVREAFDPATRRLALTGTPFRSDINPIPFVTYEPGPDGVPRSRADYSYGYGEALADHVVRPVLFMAYSGEMTWRTSAGDEVAARLGEPLTKDLTQQALRTALDPKGAWMPAVLQAADKRLGEVRRHVPDAGGLVIATDQDSARAYAKLLRSITGEAPVVVLSDEKAASKKIGAFTTSDDRWMVAVRMVSEGVDVPRLAVGVWATTTSTPLFFAQAVGRFVRARKRGETASVFLPSVPNLLGFASEMEVQRDHVLKRRVSDDGDIFAAENDLLAAANASESASSDLDGFAFEALDSNATFDRVLYDGGEFGHAGEVHVGSEEEMDFLGIPGLLEPDQVRDLLHSRQSERAQKQKKDMASKAREAIRATQDAEKLTQHEQLSVLRRELNGLVAAWYHRTGQAHGITHSTLRKQCGGPAAAVATAEQLTERIEKIREWAMKKSS, encoded by the coding sequence ATGAACAAGTACTTCACCGAGAACCCTCGTGACTTCCTCACGGTGGCGACCCCCGGCGCCGGCAAGACGACCTTCGCGCTGACGGTGGCGGCCGAGCTGCTCGCACGCCGCGTGGTCGAGCGCCTCGTGATCGTCGCGCCCACCGACCACCTCAAGACCCAGTGGGCCGAGGCCGCCGGACGGGCCGGCATTCCGCTGGACCCCGCGTACTCGGCGGGCCAGGGCAAGACGTCGAAGGACTACCTCGGCATCGTCGTCACCTACGCCGGTGTCGCCGTCAACCCGCTCGCGATGCGCATCCGGACCGAGCGGTTCAAGACGCTGGTCATCCTCGACGAGGTGCACCACGCGGGTGACGCCCTCTCGTGGGGCGACGGGGTCCGGGAGGCGTTCGACCCGGCCACGCGTCGTCTGGCGCTGACCGGGACGCCCTTCCGGTCCGACATCAACCCGATCCCGTTCGTGACCTACGAGCCCGGCCCCGACGGTGTCCCGCGCTCGCGCGCCGACTACTCCTACGGCTACGGCGAGGCCCTCGCCGACCACGTGGTGCGTCCGGTGCTCTTCATGGCCTACTCCGGCGAGATGACCTGGCGCACGAGTGCGGGCGACGAGGTCGCTGCCCGCCTCGGAGAGCCCCTGACCAAGGACCTGACGCAGCAGGCGCTGCGTACGGCCCTGGACCCCAAGGGAGCATGGATGCCGGCCGTCCTCCAGGCCGCTGACAAGCGACTGGGAGAGGTGCGACGTCACGTCCCCGACGCCGGCGGGCTGGTGATCGCCACCGACCAGGACAGTGCCCGGGCCTACGCCAAGCTGCTGCGCTCCATCACCGGTGAGGCGCCGGTCGTGGTGCTCTCGGACGAAAAGGCGGCGTCGAAGAAGATCGGCGCCTTCACCACCTCCGACGACCGGTGGATGGTCGCCGTCCGGATGGTCTCCGAAGGTGTTGACGTGCCCCGCCTGGCGGTGGGGGTGTGGGCGACCACGACGTCGACCCCGCTCTTCTTCGCCCAGGCCGTCGGACGCTTCGTGCGTGCCCGCAAGCGGGGAGAGACCGCCTCGGTCTTCCTTCCGTCGGTGCCCAACCTGCTCGGCTTCGCCTCCGAGATGGAGGTCCAGCGCGACCACGTGCTCAAGCGGCGGGTGAGCGACGACGGCGACATCTTCGCGGCGGAGAACGACCTGCTGGCCGCCGCCAACGCGAGCGAGTCGGCCTCCTCCGACCTCGACGGCTTCGCCTTCGAGGCGCTCGACTCCAACGCGACCTTCGACCGGGTGCTGTACGACGGCGGAGAGTTCGGCCACGCCGGCGAGGTGCACGTCGGGTCGGAGGAGGAGATGGACTTCCTCGGCATCCCCGGGCTGCTCGAGCCCGACCAGGTGCGCGACCTGCTGCACTCGCGCCAGAGCGAGCGCGCGCAGAAGCAGAAGAAGGACATGGCGTCCAAGGCCCGCGAGGCGATCCGGGCCACCCAGGACGCCGAGAAGCTGACCCAGCACGAGCAGCTCTCGGTGCTGAGGCGCGAGCTCAACGGCCTGGTCGCGGCGTGGTACCACCGCACCGGGCAGGCGCACGGGATCACCCACTCGACGCTGCGCAAGCAGTGCGGCGGGCCGGCAGCAGCTGTCGCGACCGCCGAGCAGCTGACCGAGCGGATCGAGAAGATCCGTGAGTGGGCGATGAAGAAGAGCTCCTGA
- a CDS encoding PaaI family thioesterase, with protein MPSDDVTLDGYAQLQFVVDGIIEVPIGTTLGMDGFDLERGSVTVWLTPDRAKHWNPIGVMHGGVISTLLDTAAACSVHSTLAEGENYTSLDLNVKFLRAVTEESGRLRCVGSVVQRGRRTALAEAHLYDASDRLVAQATSTCMIFA; from the coding sequence ATGCCCAGCGACGACGTCACCCTCGACGGTTATGCCCAGCTCCAGTTCGTGGTCGACGGGATCATCGAGGTGCCCATCGGGACCACCCTCGGCATGGACGGGTTCGACCTCGAGCGCGGCTCCGTCACCGTCTGGCTCACCCCTGACCGGGCGAAGCACTGGAACCCGATCGGGGTCATGCACGGGGGAGTGATCTCGACGCTCCTCGACACCGCGGCCGCCTGCTCGGTGCACTCGACGCTCGCCGAGGGCGAGAACTACACCTCGCTGGACCTCAACGTGAAGTTCCTGCGGGCCGTGACCGAGGAGTCGGGACGCCTGCGGTGCGTCGGCAGCGTGGTGCAGCGCGGGCGGCGTACGGCGCTGGCCGAGGCGCACCTGTACGACGCCTCCGACCGGCTGGTGGCCCAGGCCACGTCGACCTGCATGATCTTCGCCTGA
- a CDS encoding IclR family transcriptional regulator: protein MAAETSQTLDRGIRALRVLADSPEGVTVTDLAGRLEVNRTVAYRLVATLEQHGLVRRNDKGLLHLGMGLLALSGAVQPLLRDRAVPALRQLAETVGCTSHLTIADGDEAVALVVVEPSWTDYHVAYRVGSRHPVGQGAAGKAICLVREGDRQTPYAATTSELHSGAHGLAAPVRGVPGLEASVGVVTLGGPVDESVVAPRVVLAADEVALRLR from the coding sequence ATGGCGGCGGAGACCTCGCAGACACTGGACCGCGGCATCCGGGCGCTCCGGGTGCTGGCGGACTCGCCGGAGGGCGTCACCGTCACGGACCTGGCCGGACGACTGGAGGTCAACCGCACGGTGGCCTACCGCCTCGTGGCCACGCTCGAGCAGCACGGTCTCGTCCGTCGCAACGACAAGGGCCTGCTCCACCTCGGGATGGGTCTCCTGGCGCTGTCGGGAGCCGTGCAGCCGCTGCTGAGGGACCGCGCCGTGCCTGCCCTGCGTCAGCTCGCGGAGACGGTCGGGTGCACCTCCCACCTCACCATCGCCGACGGCGACGAGGCGGTGGCCCTGGTCGTCGTCGAGCCCTCGTGGACCGACTACCACGTCGCCTACCGGGTGGGCTCGCGCCACCCGGTAGGGCAGGGCGCCGCCGGCAAGGCGATCTGCCTGGTGCGTGAGGGCGACCGGCAGACGCCGTACGCCGCCACGACCTCCGAGCTGCACTCCGGTGCCCACGGCCTCGCGGCCCCGGTACGCGGGGTCCCCGGCCTGGAGGCCTCCGTCGGTGTGGTCACGCTCGGCGGGCCCGTGGACGAGTCGGTCGTCGCCCCCCGCGTCGTGCTCGCGGCCGACGAGGTCGCCCTGCGGTTGCGCTGA